In Eublepharis macularius isolate TG4126 chromosome 4, MPM_Emac_v1.0, whole genome shotgun sequence, the following are encoded in one genomic region:
- the LOC129327343 gene encoding zinc finger protein RFP-like: MAAGGPIRELREELTCPICLEYFSDPATIAECGHNFCRGCLALSWGEAGAGASCPLCKQPFQPRNLRPNRQLANVVEIAKKLSPQGGAAQERVCEKHWKPLKFFCRNDQALVCVLCDRSKEHKNHEVIPAEEASEEYKGKISSCLETLRTEKERILAYIADAEDESQEMLKITESERQKTVAEFRRLRQLLKEQEDRLLAEIEQVEKEIASKRDEHLARLSEELSSLVSLMCEMEEMQQQPASELLQDVRSTLQRYEKKEKFENPVALTPELEWKLRGCCDIGPFLGGVMKQFQGTLSSVLRMQKANVTLDPASVSTPAGSKLVLSEDQKTVRCQSKTEGLPEDPKEFYRCSYLLGCERFTAGCHFWEASVGSEEGWAVGVARKYRKGPITMTPEEGIWAVGRWKDQYKAFIKGTDSPLCLSGELKRIRVCLNYDTRQVAFFDADRAALLYAFSGASFSGDAISPFFAVYGKGYLRISP; encoded by the exons ATGGCTGCCGGGGGCCCCATCCGCGAACTCCGAGAGGAACTCACTTGTCCCATCTGCCTGGAGTATTTCAGTGACCCGGCGACCATTGCCGAGTGCGGGCACAACTTCTGCCGAGGCTGCCTGGCTCTGAGCTGGGgggaggcgggggcgggggcttCCTGCCCTCTGTGTAAACAGCCCTTCCAGCCGCGCAACCTCCGGCCGAATCGGCAGCTGGCAAACGTGGTGGAAATAGCCAAGAAACTCAGTCCCCAGGGAGGCGCCGCGCAGGAGAGAGTCTGTGAGAAACACTGGAAGCCCTTGAAATTTTTCTGCCGTAATGATCAAGCCCTCGTCTGCGTGCTCTGCGATAGATCCAAGGAGCACAAAAACCACGAGGTGATTCCTGCCGAGGAGGCTTCCGAAGAGTATAAG ggTAAGATCTCCAGCTGCCTGGAGACTTTGAGGACTGAGAAAGAGAGAATTCTGGCATATATAGCAGATGCTGAAGACGAAAGCCAAGAAATGCTT AAAATAACTGAATCAGAGAGGCAAAAGACAGTGGCTGAGTTCAGACGATTACGACAGTtgctgaaagaacaagaagaccGTCTGCTGGCCGAAATAGAACAGGTGGAGAAGGAGATAGCCAGCAAAAGGGACGAGCATCTGGCCAGACTCTCTGAGGAACTCTCCTCTCTTGTAAGCCTCATGTGCGAAATGGAGGaaatgcagcagcagccagccagtgaACTCCTGCAG GATGTTAGAAGCACCTTGCAGAG GTATGAGAAGAAGGAGAAGTTTGAGAATCCAGTGGCTTTGACTCCTGAGCTGGAATGGAAGCTCAGGGGCTGCTGTGATATCGGTCCCTTTCTGGGGGGTGTCATGAAGCAATTCCAAG GCACTCTGAGTTCTGTACTTCGGATGCAAAAAG ccaATGTGACTCTGGATCCAGCCTCAGTCTCAACCCCAGCTGGTTCCAAGCTCGTCCTGTCTGAGGATCAAAAAACGGTCAGATGCCAAAGCAAAACTGAAGGCCTACCTGAAGATCCTAAGGAATTTTATAGATGTTCCTACTTGCTGGGCTGTGAGAGGTTCACAGCAGGCTGTCATTTCTGGGAAGCCAGCGTGGGAAGTGAGGAAGGCTGGGCTGTGGGAGTGGCCAGAAAGTACAGGAAGGGCCCGATCACCATGACACCTGAGGAAGGAATCTGGGCTGTGGGGAGGTGGAAGGACCAGTACAAGGCTTTCATAAAGGGCACTGACTCTCCGTTGTGTCTGAGTGGGGAGCTCAAGAGGATCCGAGTCTGCCTGAACTACGATACTAGACAAGTGGCCTTTTTTGATGCTGACAGAGCAGCCCTGCTGTATGCTTTCTCAGGAGCCTCCTTCTCTGGAGAtgccatttcccccttctttgcAGTGTATGGTAAAGGTTACCTGAGAATCTCTCCTTAG